One segment of Panicum virgatum strain AP13 chromosome 3K, P.virgatum_v5, whole genome shotgun sequence DNA contains the following:
- the LOC120696763 gene encoding uncharacterized protein LOC120696763 translates to MPSAPAVVPPELPKLSPTSLQARRPRSPLANGSAAGDFELRHWRTPKKRAAAPWAPPVIDIPNGAGSDDDSNSRGGGGHGYTSLRDILSSPEYAATAGGSPAACGVIGGGCGSCGDVHMIRHPLVKHAAYAYLQMTPSAREDPGRRGRRWRGPLCRLLRGCLSFIGALFRP, encoded by the coding sequence ATGCCGTCGGCGCCAGCCGTCGTGCCGCCGGAGTTGCCGAAGCTTTCGCCGACGTCGCTGCAGGCCCgccggccgcgctcgccgctcgccaacggctcggccgccggcgacTTCGAGCTGCGGCACTGGCGCACGCCCAagaagcgcgcggcggcgccgtgggcGCCTCCGGTGATCGATATCCCCAACGGCGCCGGGAGCGACGACGACAGCaacagcagaggcggcggcgggcacgggTACACCAGCCTCCGGGACATCCTGTCGTCGCCGGAGTACGCCGCGACCGCGGGCGGCTCGCCCGCGGCCTGCGGCGtcatcggcggcggctgcggcagcTGCGGGGACGTACACATGATCCGGCACCCGCTGGTGAAGCACGCGGCGTACGCGTACCTGCAGATGACGCCGTCCGCGAGGGAggaccccggccgccgcggccggcgctggCGGGGCCCGCTCTGCCGCCTCctgcgaggctgcctcagcttCATCGGGGCGCTCTTCCGGCCCTGA